The Stygiolobus azoricus genome window below encodes:
- a CDS encoding ZPR1 zinc finger domain-containing protein: protein MEPQLLYEGKHKCPICHADQMIVREYLYEAPNVGRLELSVWECQSCGYRLRDVKPLEFLTPIKLELKVEKEEDLGTIVYRSAFADIIIPELEIEVTAGEAYQGVLTTIEGILEIILDQLGDNCEEEKCKKLEDAKNGKIPFTLIINDESGLSFIQSEKVKITQL from the coding sequence CGGATCAAATGATCGTCAGAGAGTATTTATATGAAGCACCCAATGTAGGTAGACTAGAACTGTCGGTTTGGGAATGTCAAAGTTGTGGTTACAGATTGAGAGATGTAAAACCACTAGAATTCTTGACACCAATTAAATTAGAGCTTAAAGTTGAAAAGGAAGAGGACTTAGGAACAATAGTTTACAGATCAGCTTTTGCGGACATTATAATCCCCGAGTTAGAAATTGAGGTTACTGCGGGTGAAGCATATCAAGGAGTTTTGACGACTATTGAGGGAATTTTAGAAATAATCCTTGATCAGTTGGGGGATAATTGCGAAGAAGAGAAATGTAAAAAGCTTGAGGATGCAAAAAATGGGAAAATCCCGTTTACCTTAATAATAAATGATGAAAGTGGTCTGAGCTTCATTCAGTCGGAAAAAGTAAAAATTACTCAACTTTAA